From Cellulomonas fimi ATCC 484, a single genomic window includes:
- a CDS encoding GMC family oxidoreductase N-terminal domain-containing protein, with the protein MTSSADGRDVLVVGSGFGGAVAALRLSEKGYRVTVLEAGRRFTPETLPRTSWDVRRFLWAPRLGCHGIQRIHVLRDVVVLAGAGVGGGSLVYANTLYEPRSDAFFEDPQWASITRWREELAPHYDQARRMLGVVENPVDSPADAVVRAAARDLGVAHTYRRAPVGVVFGAPGARVPDPFFGGVGPERHACTQCGECMTGCRHGAKNTLETNYLWLAERAGARVVPDTTVDALRPRPGGGYDVDVHRTGRPGGHRTLRADQVVVAAGAWGTQVLLHRMKADGVLPHLSDRLGTLTRTNSEALGGAVRRLRGARRRTPLNSGVAITSSVWLDDRTHLEPVRYGRGSNLMGLLGTVLTDGGGRVPRPLRWAGQVLRHPGQVASVLLGIRSWSERTVIGLVMQTGDSSITVRPRRTWRGRWRLTSTPGAGEPNPTWLPQANAAYRAMARHVDGAAMGSLGEVVDVPMTAHFIGGCTIGETAATGVVDAYHRAFGHPGLHVMDGSTISANLGVNPSLTITAQAERACALWPNAGDPDPRPPLGSRYVRLDPVAPRHPAVPPGARAALHLTVVRRSPA; encoded by the coding sequence ATGACGAGCTCGGCGGACGGCCGCGACGTGCTCGTCGTGGGCTCCGGGTTCGGCGGTGCCGTCGCGGCCCTGCGGCTGTCCGAGAAGGGGTACCGCGTCACGGTCCTGGAGGCCGGGCGCCGGTTCACGCCCGAGACGCTGCCGCGTACCTCGTGGGACGTGCGGCGTTTCCTGTGGGCGCCGCGGCTCGGCTGCCACGGCATCCAGCGGATCCACGTGCTGCGCGACGTCGTCGTGCTCGCCGGGGCGGGCGTCGGCGGCGGCTCGCTCGTCTACGCCAACACGCTCTACGAGCCGCGGTCCGACGCGTTCTTCGAGGATCCGCAGTGGGCGTCGATCACGCGCTGGCGCGAGGAGCTCGCGCCGCACTACGACCAGGCGCGACGCATGCTCGGCGTCGTCGAGAACCCCGTCGACTCCCCCGCGGACGCCGTCGTGCGCGCGGCTGCGCGGGACCTGGGCGTCGCGCACACCTACCGGCGCGCGCCCGTCGGGGTGGTGTTCGGCGCGCCGGGCGCACGCGTGCCGGACCCGTTCTTCGGCGGCGTCGGCCCCGAGCGGCACGCGTGCACCCAGTGCGGCGAGTGCATGACCGGCTGCCGGCACGGCGCCAAGAACACGCTCGAGACCAACTACCTGTGGCTCGCGGAGCGTGCCGGCGCGCGGGTCGTCCCGGACACGACCGTCGACGCGCTGCGGCCGCGCCCCGGCGGCGGGTACGACGTCGACGTGCACCGCACCGGCCGGCCCGGCGGGCACCGCACGCTGCGCGCGGACCAGGTCGTCGTCGCCGCGGGTGCATGGGGCACGCAGGTGCTGCTGCACCGGATGAAGGCCGACGGCGTCCTGCCGCACCTGTCCGACCGGCTCGGGACCCTCACGCGCACCAACTCCGAGGCTCTCGGCGGGGCCGTCCGCCGGCTGCGCGGCGCGCGTCGTCGCACGCCGCTCAACAGCGGCGTCGCCATCACGTCGTCCGTCTGGCTCGACGACCGCACGCACCTGGAGCCCGTGCGGTACGGCCGCGGCTCGAACCTCATGGGGCTGCTCGGCACCGTGCTCACCGACGGCGGCGGGCGCGTGCCGCGGCCGCTGCGGTGGGCCGGGCAGGTGCTGCGGCACCCCGGGCAGGTCGCCTCGGTGCTGCTCGGGATCCGCTCGTGGTCCGAGCGCACCGTCATCGGGCTCGTCATGCAGACGGGCGACTCCTCGATCACCGTCCGGCCGCGGCGCACGTGGCGTGGTCGCTGGCGTCTCACGTCCACGCCGGGGGCGGGCGAGCCGAACCCGACGTGGCTCCCGCAGGCGAACGCGGCCTACCGCGCGATGGCCCGGCACGTCGACGGTGCCGCCATGGGCAGCCTGGGCGAGGTCGTGGACGTCCCGATGACCGCGCACTTCATCGGCGGGTGCACGATCGGGGAGACCGCCGCGACGGGCGTCGTGGACGCGTACCACCGCGCCTTCGGCCACCCCGGGCTGCACGTCATGGACGGCTCGACCATCTCGGCGAACCTCGGCGTCAACCCGTCGCTCACCATCACCGCGCAGGCCGAGCGCGCGTGCGCGCTGTGGCCGAACGCGGGCGACCCCGACCCCCGCCCGCCGCTCGGGTCGCGCTACGTCCGGCTCGACCCGGTCGCCCCGCGGCACCCGGCGGTGCCTCCCGGGGCACGGGCGGCGCTGCACCTGACCGTGGTGCGCCGCTCGCCCGCGTGA
- a CDS encoding glycoside hydrolase family 3 N-terminal domain-containing protein, translated as MTRPAPWDDAPPTGDRVPQHGRPAPWRARGRAAALAVSAVLCLGAGSAVAVSVGDDAPPEAAPATPAADDARAAAPRPTPSPTPSCTPAPVEQQAAAVLVVGLPGVTRADDPLAVEVTGLGVGGVFLAEGNVASADQVSALTQGLRSRSARPLLVTTDEESGRVALVREIVGPGPSPRRMAARETPEQVRARAAATGERLAEIGVDVDLAPVLDLDDGPWAGVIGDRSFSADPERAARYGLAFAAGLDDAGVVPTVKHFPGHGRSTVDSHTRSSVVDATLEHLTATDLLPFQRAVDAGAPVVMLNHLQYAALDPDLPASLSPRAYALLRDMGFEGVAITDSVGMGAVNLRWDFPEAAVRAVGAGADAVLATDGAQAVRMRDALVEAVRSGRLPSERLAEAAARVTALAGGDPVAMSCREVALPAFAPPDPAPSPTVTPAAP; from the coding sequence GTGACGAGGCCGGCTCCGTGGGACGACGCACCGCCGACCGGGGACCGCGTGCCGCAGCACGGGCGCCCGGCACCGTGGCGCGCCCGGGGGCGTGCGGCCGCGCTTGCGGTGAGCGCGGTGCTGTGCCTGGGCGCGGGCTCGGCGGTCGCGGTGAGCGTCGGCGACGACGCCCCGCCGGAGGCCGCGCCGGCGACCCCGGCTGCGGACGACGCGCGCGCCGCGGCCCCGCGACCCACGCCGAGCCCCACGCCGTCGTGCACCCCCGCACCGGTCGAGCAGCAGGCGGCCGCGGTGCTCGTCGTCGGGCTGCCGGGGGTGACGCGTGCGGACGACCCGCTGGCCGTCGAGGTGACTGGGCTGGGTGTCGGGGGCGTGTTCCTGGCGGAGGGCAACGTCGCGTCCGCCGACCAGGTCTCGGCGCTGACGCAGGGTCTGCGGTCCCGGTCGGCGCGGCCGCTGCTGGTGACGACGGACGAGGAGTCGGGCCGGGTCGCGCTCGTGCGCGAGATCGTCGGCCCGGGGCCGTCGCCCCGGCGGATGGCCGCGCGGGAGACGCCCGAGCAGGTCCGGGCCCGGGCCGCGGCGACCGGTGAGCGGCTCGCCGAGATCGGCGTCGACGTGGACCTCGCGCCGGTGCTCGACCTCGACGACGGCCCGTGGGCCGGGGTGATCGGGGACCGGTCGTTCAGCGCCGACCCGGAGCGCGCCGCGCGGTACGGGCTCGCGTTCGCCGCGGGTCTCGACGACGCGGGCGTCGTCCCGACCGTCAAGCACTTCCCGGGGCACGGCCGCTCGACGGTCGACTCCCACACGCGCTCGTCCGTCGTCGACGCGACCCTCGAGCACCTCACGGCGACCGACCTGCTGCCGTTCCAGCGGGCCGTCGACGCGGGCGCGCCCGTCGTGATGCTCAACCACCTGCAGTACGCGGCGCTCGACCCGGACCTGCCCGCGTCCCTGAGCCCGCGCGCGTACGCGCTGCTGCGGGACATGGGCTTCGAGGGGGTCGCGATCACCGACTCCGTGGGCATGGGCGCGGTCAACCTGCGCTGGGACTTCCCGGAGGCTGCCGTGCGCGCGGTCGGCGCCGGGGCGGACGCGGTGCTCGCGACGGACGGCGCGCAGGCGGTCCGGATGCGCGACGCGCTCGTGGAGGCGGTGCGCTCGGGCCGGCTCCCGTCCGAGCGGCTGGCGGAGGCGGCCGCCCGCGTGACGGCGCTCGCGGGCGGCGACCCGGTCGCGATGTCGTGCCGGGAGGTGGCCCTGCCGGCGTTCGCGCCGCCGGACCCCGCGCCGTCCCCGACCGTCACCCCCGCCGCCCCCTGA
- a CDS encoding RidA family protein — MITRLPSHVGDPTCASVVRAGGFLFLAHHAGGFERRDYAHQTRATLHALGETLRAAGAGFEHVVQVTLWLREYSDETRAAWDVFGEVFGDAPPARMTATTDFFDPACLVMVDAVAYVGD, encoded by the coding sequence GTGATCACGCGACTGCCCTCCCACGTCGGCGACCCCACCTGCGCGAGCGTGGTGCGGGCCGGTGGCTTCCTGTTCCTCGCGCACCACGCCGGCGGGTTCGAGCGCCGCGACTACGCGCACCAGACGCGCGCGACGCTCCACGCCCTGGGGGAGACGCTCCGCGCCGCCGGTGCCGGGTTCGAGCACGTGGTGCAGGTGACGCTCTGGCTGCGCGAGTACTCCGACGAGACCCGCGCCGCGTGGGACGTGTTCGGGGAGGTCTTCGGCGACGCGCCGCCGGCGCGCATGACGGCGACGACCGACTTCTTCGACCCCGCGTGCCTCGTCATGGTCGACGCGGTCGCGTACGTGGGCGACTGA
- a CDS encoding LacI family DNA-binding transcriptional regulator, with the protein MADVAARAGVSAKTVSNVLSGYPYIRPSTRERVLAAVDELGYEINVTARNFRSGRTGVVGLAVPELGQPYFGELADEILAAARARDLQVVVSPTGFTREGELAALREPRRRLVDGLLFSPAALVQDDAGLLEDLGYPLVLLGEQMFSDKVDHVTMRNVEGARAATDLLLDAGRRSIAVIGMLHAPTAGSATLRFRGYTEALAARGLAVDERLLGWADDGWHRGNGARAMADVLETGVEVDGVVAFNDALALGAMYELQVRGRAIPRDVAVVGFDDIEDARYSRPALTTVDPGRRDIAEYAVALLDRRLAAAARGEAPGAPVLHVADMRVIERESTPRRS; encoded by the coding sequence ATGGCCGACGTCGCGGCGCGCGCGGGCGTCTCGGCGAAGACGGTCTCGAACGTCCTGAGCGGCTACCCGTACATCCGCCCCTCGACGCGCGAGCGCGTGCTGGCGGCGGTCGACGAGCTCGGGTACGAGATCAACGTGACGGCCCGCAACTTCCGGTCCGGCCGCACGGGGGTCGTGGGCCTCGCGGTGCCGGAGCTGGGCCAGCCGTACTTCGGCGAGCTCGCGGACGAGATCCTCGCCGCCGCGCGGGCGCGGGACCTGCAGGTCGTCGTCTCGCCGACGGGCTTCACGCGCGAGGGCGAGCTGGCCGCGCTGCGCGAGCCGCGGCGGCGGCTGGTCGACGGCCTGCTGTTCAGCCCGGCGGCGCTCGTGCAGGACGACGCGGGGCTGCTCGAGGACCTCGGCTACCCGCTCGTGCTGCTGGGCGAGCAGATGTTCTCCGACAAGGTCGACCACGTGACGATGCGCAACGTCGAGGGCGCGCGCGCCGCGACGGACCTGCTGCTCGACGCGGGCCGGCGCAGCATCGCGGTGATCGGGATGCTGCACGCGCCGACGGCGGGCTCGGCGACGCTGCGCTTCCGTGGGTACACCGAGGCGCTCGCGGCCCGCGGCCTCGCGGTCGACGAGCGGCTGCTCGGCTGGGCGGACGACGGCTGGCACCGCGGCAACGGTGCCCGGGCGATGGCGGACGTGCTGGAGACGGGCGTCGAGGTGGACGGCGTCGTCGCGTTCAACGACGCGCTCGCGCTGGGCGCGATGTACGAGCTGCAGGTGCGTGGCCGGGCGATCCCGCGGGACGTGGCGGTGGTCGGGTTCGACGACATCGAGGACGCGCGGTACTCGCGGCCGGCCCTGACGACGGTGGACCCGGGCCGCCGCGACATCGCGGAGTACGCGGTCGCGCTGCTGGACCGCCGGCTCGCGGCGGCGGCGCGCGGGGAGGCGCCGGGCGCGCCGGTGCTGCACGTCGCGGACATGCGCGTGATCGAGCGCGAGAGCACGCCGCGCCGCTCGTGA
- a CDS encoding ABC transporter substrate-binding protein, with protein sequence MKMRAVLAASTAMLVCAAGLAACSNDDGGGGDEGEGVTLTFWHNASTGAGKQFWDDTVADFMAENPDVTVKVQSIQNEDLDGKLQTALNSGDAPDVFLQRGGGKMAAMVRAGQLLDLTDLVTDETKGLIPEGSFKANQIEGKTYAMPIAVLPGGIWYSKDLFAAAGITQTPATIEDLDAAVEALKSTGVAPIALGAKDAWPAAHWYYFFALRACSPDTLEATAESMTFDDPCWVEAAENLEALAATEPFNEGFLTTSAQQGAGSSAGLLANHQAAMELMGAWNPGVIGSLTPDEKPLPDLDWFAFPEVPGGEGEPGSILGGVDGYSCSAKAPKQECADFLNFIAKTDVQEAYYKAFNAPPVNTEAQAVITEPYLQSVLEAYNAAPYVSQWLDTVYGQNVGNALNVAVVDLLAGKSDAAGLVESVNAAAAKA encoded by the coding sequence ATGAAGATGAGGGCGGTGCTCGCGGCGTCGACCGCGATGCTCGTGTGCGCGGCGGGACTCGCGGCGTGCAGCAACGACGACGGTGGCGGCGGCGACGAGGGCGAGGGCGTCACGCTGACGTTCTGGCACAACGCGTCGACCGGCGCAGGCAAGCAGTTCTGGGACGACACGGTCGCGGACTTCATGGCGGAGAACCCCGACGTCACGGTGAAGGTGCAGTCGATCCAGAACGAGGACCTCGACGGCAAGCTGCAGACGGCCCTCAACTCGGGCGACGCGCCGGACGTCTTCCTGCAGCGCGGCGGCGGCAAGATGGCCGCGATGGTCCGCGCGGGGCAGCTGCTCGACCTGACCGACCTGGTCACGGACGAGACGAAGGGCCTCATCCCCGAGGGCTCCTTCAAGGCGAACCAGATCGAGGGCAAGACGTACGCGATGCCGATCGCCGTGCTCCCCGGCGGCATCTGGTACAGCAAGGACCTGTTCGCGGCCGCGGGCATCACGCAGACGCCCGCCACGATCGAGGACCTCGACGCGGCCGTCGAGGCGCTCAAGTCCACGGGTGTCGCGCCCATCGCGCTCGGCGCCAAGGACGCCTGGCCCGCCGCCCACTGGTACTACTTCTTCGCGCTGCGCGCGTGCAGCCCCGACACGCTCGAGGCCACCGCCGAGTCGATGACGTTCGACGACCCGTGCTGGGTCGAGGCGGCCGAGAACCTCGAGGCGCTCGCGGCGACGGAGCCGTTCAACGAGGGCTTCCTCACGACGTCGGCCCAGCAGGGCGCGGGCTCGTCGGCGGGCCTGCTGGCGAACCACCAGGCGGCGATGGAGCTCATGGGCGCCTGGAACCCGGGTGTCATCGGCTCGCTCACGCCGGACGAGAAGCCGCTGCCCGACCTCGACTGGTTCGCGTTCCCGGAGGTGCCGGGCGGCGAGGGTGAGCCGGGCTCGATCCTCGGCGGCGTCGACGGGTACTCGTGCTCCGCGAAGGCGCCGAAGCAGGAGTGCGCGGACTTCCTCAACTTCATCGCGAAGACGGACGTGCAGGAGGCCTACTACAAGGCGTTCAACGCGCCGCCGGTGAACACCGAGGCGCAGGCCGTCATCACCGAGCCGTACCTGCAGAGCGTGCTCGAGGCGTACAACGCGGCGCCGTACGTGTCCCAGTGGCTCGACACCGTGTACGGCCAGAACGTCGGCAACGCGCTCAACGTGGCGGTCGTCGACCTGCTCGCGGGCAAGAGCGACGCCGCGGGGCTCGTCGAGTCCGTGAACGCGGCCGCCGCGAAGGCGTAG